A genomic stretch from Deinococcus aquiradiocola includes:
- the rpoD gene encoding RNA polymerase sigma factor RpoD translates to MPDKSEPSKPRTKVAAQTTSTTTAKTAPRVKSRVPTARKPADTGTPAQPDAVKAPATLTATPSTAAATAPKPEAVKAAPVQAETPAPKPAAAKPAPAKASPAKPAAKSDEPKPTKPAPKKAAPKPAAPEVEAPPKAIKTAAKPTARAAKPKKATPETKAQPSAPGAAPAVPGSVSPLYAHPVIQALIASGKAVGVVSAEDAAAALSTALEASGIDTDQGEAFEGLQLLLAAQDVELQDPAEDDLEEDLDAEDDEEGGRPAEAAFSEDDAFLNSLPRAVSTDPVRQYLHEIGRVPLLSIAEEISLARRIEDGEFARQTLEDNLDLDERERRRLQRQVEDGEAARQGLVEANLRLVVSIAKKYTNRGLGFLDLIQEGNGGLIRAVQKFEYRRGYKFSTYATWWIRQAVNRAIADQARTIRIPVHMVETINKLSRTARQVQQELSREATPEEIAEAMGPGWDAAKVEDTQKVSQEPVSLETPIGAENDSFYGDFIPDDVLMSPAANADATLLNEAIERALSKLDEREAMVLRLRKGMVDGREHTLEEVGNHFKVTRERIRQIENKALRKLKYLESRSRALRDFLD, encoded by the coding sequence ATGCCTGACAAGAGCGAACCCAGCAAGCCCCGCACCAAGGTGGCTGCCCAGACCACCAGCACCACGACCGCCAAGACTGCCCCGCGCGTGAAGTCGCGCGTCCCGACCGCCCGCAAGCCCGCTGACACCGGCACGCCCGCCCAGCCGGACGCCGTGAAGGCCCCGGCCACCCTGACGGCCACCCCGAGCACGGCCGCCGCGACCGCCCCGAAGCCCGAAGCCGTGAAGGCCGCGCCCGTGCAGGCCGAGACGCCCGCCCCGAAACCCGCCGCCGCCAAGCCCGCCCCGGCCAAGGCGAGCCCCGCCAAGCCTGCTGCGAAGAGCGACGAGCCCAAGCCCACCAAGCCCGCCCCCAAAAAGGCCGCCCCCAAGCCTGCCGCGCCCGAAGTGGAAGCGCCCCCCAAGGCCATCAAGACGGCCGCCAAACCCACCGCCCGTGCCGCCAAGCCGAAAAAGGCCACGCCCGAAACGAAAGCGCAGCCGAGCGCGCCCGGCGCGGCGCCCGCCGTGCCCGGCAGCGTCTCCCCGCTGTACGCGCACCCCGTCATCCAGGCCCTCATCGCGTCCGGTAAGGCCGTGGGCGTGGTGTCCGCCGAGGACGCCGCCGCCGCCCTCAGCACCGCGCTCGAAGCCTCCGGCATCGACACCGACCAGGGCGAAGCCTTCGAGGGCCTGCAGCTGCTCCTCGCCGCTCAGGACGTGGAACTGCAGGACCCGGCCGAGGACGACCTCGAAGAAGACCTCGACGCCGAAGACGACGAGGAGGGTGGTCGTCCGGCTGAGGCCGCCTTCAGCGAGGACGACGCCTTCCTGAACAGCCTGCCGCGCGCCGTGTCCACCGACCCCGTCCGGCAGTACCTGCACGAGATCGGCCGCGTACCCCTCCTGAGCATCGCCGAGGAGATCAGCCTCGCGCGACGCATCGAGGACGGCGAGTTCGCCCGCCAGACGCTCGAAGACAACCTCGACCTCGACGAACGCGAACGCCGCCGCCTGCAGCGCCAGGTGGAGGACGGCGAGGCCGCGAGACAGGGTCTCGTGGAAGCGAACCTGCGCCTCGTGGTCAGCATCGCCAAGAAGTACACCAACCGCGGCCTGGGCTTCCTGGACCTCATCCAGGAGGGCAACGGCGGCCTCATCCGCGCCGTGCAGAAGTTCGAGTACCGCCGTGGCTACAAGTTCAGCACGTACGCCACCTGGTGGATCCGGCAGGCCGTGAACCGCGCCATCGCCGACCAGGCCCGCACCATCCGCATCCCGGTGCACATGGTCGAGACCATCAACAAACTCTCCCGCACGGCGCGTCAGGTGCAGCAGGAACTCAGCCGCGAGGCGACGCCCGAGGAGATCGCCGAGGCGATGGGCCCAGGGTGGGACGCCGCGAAGGTCGAGGACACGCAGAAGGTCAGCCAGGAGCCTGTCAGCCTGGAGACGCCCATCGGCGCGGAGAACGACAGCTTCTACGGCGACTTCATTCCCGACGACGTGCTCATGAGCCCCGCCGCGAACGCCGACGCCACCCTGCTGAACGAAGCGATCGAACGGGCCCTGAGCAAGCTCGACGAGCGCGAAGCGATGGTGCTGCGCCTGCGCAAAGGCATGGTGGACGGCCGCGAGCACACCCTCGAAGAGGTCGGCAACCACTTCAAGGTGACGCGCGAACGCATCCGCCAGATCGAGAACAAGGCCCTGCGCAAGCTGAAGTACCTGGAGAGCCGCAGCCGCGCCCTCCGCGACTTCCTCGACTGA
- a CDS encoding response regulator: protein MTRILLVEDDRWVAQVNRDLVVAGGHDVIGVAGTVQEGVSLAAHLQPDLILLDMYLPDGRGLDLLLALRAAGQVTDVVMLTAADDLQTVRQALSLGVVDYVIKPFEGARLLDAITRASGRQRFPGQAITQHRLDRLLGLPGAVLPKGIEEGMLRRVRQVLDAQAGTPLSAEEVGSAIGVSRVTAWRYLEYLLECGQVELDFSYGAPGRPAKLYRAARPAPGTAP, encoded by the coding sequence GTGACCCGCATCCTGCTCGTCGAGGACGACCGCTGGGTGGCGCAGGTCAACCGGGACCTCGTCGTGGCAGGCGGACACGACGTGATCGGCGTGGCCGGGACCGTGCAGGAGGGCGTGTCGCTCGCCGCGCACCTGCAGCCGGACCTGATCCTGCTCGACATGTACCTCCCGGACGGCCGGGGCCTCGACCTGCTGCTCGCCCTGCGCGCTGCCGGGCAGGTGACGGACGTGGTGATGCTCACCGCCGCCGACGACCTGCAGACGGTCCGGCAGGCCCTGTCGCTCGGCGTGGTCGACTACGTCATCAAGCCTTTCGAGGGCGCGCGCCTGCTGGACGCCATCACGCGCGCCAGCGGACGCCAGCGTTTCCCCGGTCAGGCCATCACGCAGCACCGCCTCGACCGCCTGCTCGGCCTGCCCGGCGCGGTTCTTCCCAAAGGTATCGAGGAAGGCATGCTGCGCCGCGTGCGGCAGGTGCTGGACGCGCAGGCCGGCACGCCCCTGAGTGCCGAGGAGGTCGGCAGCGCCATCGGCGTGAGCCGCGTCACTGCCTGGCGGTACCTGGAGTACCTGCTGGAGTGCGGGCAGGTCGAACTGGACTTCAGTTACGGCGCGCCCGGCCGGCCCGCCAAACTGTACCGCGCGGCCCGCCCTGCCCCCGGCACTGCCCCGTGA
- a CDS encoding ATP-binding protein, whose protein sequence is MTDTSAHARPPRPVRDAGGHRAPRPAARLSGWARIGIGGRLVALHLLVLGSVTLLLGSIEVAFLQRSVRSDLGVRALGISRLVASVPQVVEAARLGRQDPALNAYVGQLRAKVGADYIVVGDRRGIRLAHPRADRLGRPMEGGDNALPLAGKEIVNVATGSLGPAVRGKVPIRAGNGQVVGVVSTGYLMPRIDSLARQVARAILPWFLLTLALGTLGALLTARLLKRQILNLEPEQIAHLVHQHRGVLAALREGVIAVDARGEVTLTNAQATELLRLTPPTGRAQALPLAALWPELNAVPRVGPLRNLGLQLHGSPVIVNLEPLPEGGFVASFRDRAEVMRLAEELTQVRGFVDVLRAQTHEHLNRMHTISGLLQLGRPDEAIKVVREEVRRDTDFRELLRGIQVPRLAALLTGKRDRATELGLSFQVEAGSELSARWETAGEALITAAGNLIENAFEALRERGAGGLVTLSVGEDPEGLQLEVTDNGPGVPDDLRPTLFLQGSSTRGQGRGYGLSNVTTRVAALGGTLRYLRRGEHTVFQLSLPRSAAADPARPYLPGDAR, encoded by the coding sequence ATGACCGACACCTCTGCTCACGCCCGCCCGCCCCGGCCCGTCCGGGACGCGGGCGGTCACCGTGCCCCGCGCCCGGCGGCCCGCCTGTCCGGGTGGGCACGGATCGGGATCGGCGGGCGACTCGTGGCGCTGCACCTGCTGGTGCTGGGAAGCGTCACGCTGCTGCTCGGCAGCATCGAGGTGGCGTTCCTGCAGCGCAGCGTCCGCTCGGACCTCGGCGTGCGTGCCCTCGGGATCAGCAGGCTGGTCGCGTCCGTCCCGCAGGTCGTCGAGGCCGCGCGCCTCGGACGGCAGGACCCGGCCCTGAACGCCTACGTCGGCCAGCTGCGCGCGAAGGTCGGCGCGGACTACATCGTGGTCGGCGACCGGCGCGGCATCCGGCTCGCGCACCCGCGCGCCGACCGGCTCGGCAGGCCGATGGAGGGCGGCGACAACGCGCTACCGCTCGCCGGGAAGGAGATCGTGAACGTCGCGACCGGCTCGCTCGGCCCGGCCGTGCGCGGCAAGGTCCCCATTCGCGCCGGGAACGGCCAGGTGGTCGGGGTGGTCAGCACCGGGTACCTGATGCCGCGCATCGACTCGCTCGCGCGGCAGGTGGCGCGCGCCATCCTGCCGTGGTTCCTGCTCACGCTGGCGCTCGGCACGCTCGGCGCGCTCCTCACGGCCCGTCTCCTGAAACGCCAGATCCTGAACCTCGAACCCGAACAGATCGCGCACCTCGTCCACCAGCACCGGGGCGTGCTCGCCGCGCTGCGCGAGGGCGTGATCGCCGTGGACGCGCGCGGTGAAGTGACGCTCACGAACGCGCAGGCGACCGAGCTGCTGCGCCTGACTCCGCCCACCGGGAGGGCGCAGGCCCTGCCGCTCGCCGCGCTGTGGCCCGAACTGAACGCCGTTCCGCGCGTGGGGCCGCTCCGGAACCTGGGCCTGCAACTGCACGGCTCGCCCGTCATCGTGAACCTCGAACCGCTCCCCGAGGGCGGCTTCGTCGCGTCGTTCCGGGACCGGGCGGAAGTCATGCGCCTCGCGGAGGAACTCACGCAGGTGCGCGGCTTCGTGGACGTGCTGCGCGCCCAGACGCACGAGCACCTGAACCGCATGCACACCATCAGCGGCCTGCTGCAGCTCGGACGGCCCGACGAGGCCATCAAGGTCGTGCGCGAGGAGGTACGGCGCGACACGGACTTCCGCGAACTGCTGCGCGGCATTCAGGTCCCGCGCCTCGCGGCCCTCCTGACCGGGAAGCGCGACCGCGCGACGGAACTCGGCCTGAGTTTCCAGGTGGAGGCCGGGTCGGAGCTCTCCGCCCGCTGGGAGACGGCAGGCGAGGCGCTCATCACGGCCGCCGGGAACCTCATCGAGAACGCCTTCGAGGCGCTGCGCGAACGCGGCGCGGGCGGCCTCGTCACCCTGTCCGTCGGCGAGGACCCCGAGGGCCTGCAGCTGGAAGTGACGGACAACGGCCCGGGCGTGCCGGACGACCTGCGCCCCACCCTGTTCCTGCAGGGCAGCAGCACGCGAGGCCAGGGACGCGGGTACGGGCTGAGCAACGTCACCACCCGCGTCGCCGCGCTCGGCGGGACCCTGCGGTACCTGCGCCGCGGCGAGCACACCGTCTTCCAGCTGAGCCTGCCGCGCAGCGCCGCTGCCGACCCCGCCCGCCCGTACCTGCCGGGGGACGCGCGGTGA
- a CDS encoding ABC transporter ATP-binding protein, with product MSTLNIENLGKVLGGNTILDGLNLTVETGEIVALLGPSGSGKTTLLRCISGLETPDAGRISIDGRPVYDAETRTNVPPEQRQLGLVFQSYALWPHKTVAQNVAFGLEQRREGRADISRKVSDVLEQIGLGALGARYPGQLSGGQQQRVSLARAFVTEPVLLLLDEPLSNLDAKLREHARAWLREALKASGKTAIFVTHDQSEAMAISDRVAILRGGKLAQYAPPEQVYDQPNSLFVADFIGNPNIMEAQPVNVGGPGVQVQVNGATLEGVGVHDPELAGKVRAVIRQEHLELGQPGAANTFPARHVNSVFLGAVWEHWVEVGGDRLRFHSPQRLTSAELTMHVPREKLLVFH from the coding sequence ATGAGCACCCTCAACATCGAGAACCTCGGCAAGGTCCTGGGCGGCAACACCATCCTGGACGGCCTGAACCTGACCGTCGAGACCGGCGAGATCGTCGCCCTGCTCGGCCCGTCCGGCAGTGGCAAGACCACCCTCCTGCGCTGCATCAGCGGCCTGGAAACCCCCGACGCGGGCCGCATCAGCATCGACGGTCGCCCCGTGTACGACGCCGAGACCCGCACCAACGTCCCGCCCGAACAGCGGCAACTGGGCCTGGTGTTCCAGAGTTACGCGCTGTGGCCGCACAAGACCGTCGCGCAGAACGTCGCGTTCGGTCTGGAACAGCGCCGCGAAGGCAGGGCCGACATCAGCCGCAAGGTGTCGGACGTGCTCGAACAGATCGGCCTCGGCGCGCTCGGCGCGCGCTACCCCGGCCAGCTGTCCGGCGGGCAGCAGCAGCGCGTGTCGCTGGCCCGCGCCTTCGTGACCGAACCCGTCCTGCTGCTCCTCGACGAGCCGCTCAGCAACCTCGACGCGAAACTCCGCGAGCACGCCCGCGCGTGGCTGCGCGAAGCCCTCAAGGCGAGCGGCAAGACCGCCATCTTCGTCACGCACGACCAGTCCGAGGCGATGGCCATCTCGGACCGCGTCGCGATCCTGCGCGGCGGGAAGCTCGCGCAGTACGCGCCGCCCGAACAGGTGTATGACCAGCCGAACTCGCTGTTCGTGGCGGACTTCATCGGCAACCCGAACATCATGGAGGCGCAGCCCGTCAATGTGGGCGGCCCCGGCGTGCAGGTGCAGGTGAACGGCGCGACGCTCGAAGGCGTCGGCGTGCACGACCCGGAACTCGCGGGCAAGGTCCGCGCCGTCATCCGGCAGGAGCACCTGGAACTCGGGCAGCCCGGCGCGGCCAACACCTTCCCCGCCCGGCACGTGAACTCGGTGTTCCTGGGCGCCGTGTGGGAACACTGGGTGGAGGTCGGCGGCGACCGCCTTCGCTTCCACAGCCCGCAGCGGCTCACGTCGGCGGAGCTCACCATGCACGTCCCGCGCGAGAAGCTCCTCGTCTTCCACTGA
- a CDS encoding ABC transporter permease — protein MTVPPLAGQRSPARQGARASRPPLPVGWWLLLAAVAVAVLSPLLLLLWQSFLSNPFFAPVKQVGVSAYSQVLTDPAFWRAFGNSAVLAAAMIFIAVPLGSVLAFLVTKTDLPFAKVFEVLLLTPIFVSPIVLGVGFIVSLGPSGFVSGLFTSLFHLTSTPWSVYTLPAIALIAGLTHVPYVFLYVSTTMKNLDASLEEAARLSGAGVWKVMTSVTLPLVRPALVYSAMLMLLLGFEIFGLPLVLGDSRGVDVITTYLYRLTAVTGVPAYGPMAVVAMILILLALLIVFMQRALTRQRGSYASLGAKGYRAQRLKLGAWKWPLAALTILYLLYAVVTPMAGVLLRSLVRSWGPGVNLLDALTGANYAAIFSTPDLSRSVVNTLIVALVGGGVAVAVYLLVALGIQRAPRGVSRTLDYLAGLPRAVPGLIMGLALFWLFIFVPVLKPVRPTLISIALAYMVVWLPYGVRLITAALGQVSRDLEEAARIGGATATGAFLKATLPVLKPGLIAAWLLIFMQFVREYSSAVYLLSPGTEVLGAQIVQLWGTGAVDSIAALSSLQIVIIVGVYSLATRFGVRPE, from the coding sequence GTGACCGTGCCGCCCCTCGCAGGTCAGCGGAGCCCGGCACGGCAGGGCGCGCGCGCGTCGCGCCCGCCCCTGCCCGTCGGCTGGTGGCTGCTGCTCGCGGCGGTGGCGGTGGCGGTGCTCTCACCGCTGCTGCTGCTGCTGTGGCAGAGCTTCCTGAGTAACCCCTTCTTCGCGCCCGTCAAGCAGGTCGGCGTGAGCGCGTACTCGCAGGTGCTGACTGACCCGGCCTTCTGGCGCGCCTTCGGGAACAGCGCCGTGCTGGCCGCCGCCATGATCTTCATCGCGGTGCCGCTCGGCTCGGTGCTGGCGTTCCTCGTCACCAAGACGGACCTGCCGTTCGCGAAGGTCTTCGAGGTGCTGCTCCTCACCCCGATCTTCGTGTCGCCCATCGTGCTCGGCGTGGGCTTCATCGTGTCGCTCGGGCCGAGCGGCTTCGTGAGCGGCCTCTTCACCAGCCTCTTCCACCTGACGAGCACGCCGTGGTCCGTGTACACGCTGCCCGCCATCGCCCTCATCGCGGGCCTCACGCACGTCCCGTACGTGTTCCTGTACGTGTCCACCACCATGAAGAACCTCGACGCGTCCCTGGAGGAAGCCGCGCGCCTGTCCGGCGCGGGCGTCTGGAAGGTCATGACGAGCGTCACGCTGCCGCTCGTGCGGCCCGCCCTGGTCTACAGCGCCATGCTGATGCTGCTCCTCGGCTTCGAGATCTTCGGCCTGCCGCTCGTGCTCGGCGACTCGCGCGGCGTGGACGTCATCACCACGTACCTGTACCGCCTGACCGCCGTGACCGGCGTGCCCGCCTACGGTCCGATGGCCGTCGTCGCGATGATCCTCATCCTGCTCGCCCTGCTGATCGTGTTCATGCAGCGCGCCCTCACGCGGCAGCGCGGCAGTTATGCGTCCCTCGGCGCGAAAGGTTACCGCGCGCAGCGCCTCAAGCTCGGCGCGTGGAAGTGGCCGCTCGCCGCGCTCACCATCCTGTACCTGCTGTACGCCGTGGTGACGCCCATGGCGGGCGTGCTGCTGCGCAGCCTCGTGCGGAGCTGGGGGCCGGGCGTGAACCTGCTGGACGCCCTGACCGGCGCGAACTATGCCGCGATCTTCAGCACGCCCGACCTGAGCCGCAGCGTCGTGAACACCCTCATCGTGGCCCTCGTGGGCGGCGGCGTGGCCGTCGCCGTGTACCTGCTCGTCGCGCTCGGCATCCAGCGCGCCCCCAGAGGCGTGAGCCGGACCCTCGATTACCTCGCGGGCCTGCCGCGCGCCGTGCCGGGCCTCATCATGGGCCTCGCGCTGTTCTGGCTGTTCATCTTCGTGCCGGTCCTGAAGCCCGTGCGGCCCACCCTGATCAGCATCGCGCTCGCGTACATGGTGGTGTGGCTCCCGTACGGCGTGCGCCTCATCACGGCGGCCCTCGGGCAGGTGAGCCGCGACCTGGAGGAAGCGGCCCGCATCGGTGGCGCGACCGCCACGGGCGCCTTCCTGAAGGCCACGCTGCCCGTCCTGAAACCCGGCCTGATCGCCGCGTGGCTGCTGATCTTCATGCAGTTCGTGCGCGAGTACAGCAGCGCCGTGTACCTGCTCAGCCCCGGCACCGAGGTGCTCGGCGCGCAGATCGTGCAGCTGTGGGGTACGGGCGCCGTGGACAGCATCGCGGCCCTCTCCAGCCTGCAGATCGTGATCATCGTCGGCGTGTACAGCCTCGCCACGCGCTTCGGCGTGCGGCCCGAATAG
- a CDS encoding ABC transporter substrate-binding protein, whose translation MLKNARHALSLLTVSLLAAPAVQAQAVPNGYPASYASVIDGAKKEGKLIIYSSTDQASAQPLIDDFRKAYPFANIEYNDIGTSQLYSRFLAEAAAGTPTADVLWSSAMDLQVKLAADGYALSYASPESKNFAAENSYQNMAFGTTLEPAALIYNKRLVKPGDLPATHAAFAALLSGGKLTGKIATWDPEKSGVGFTLTEYDNQTNRDFGAVSLGLGKAQAGLYSSTGAMLEKVTSGEALYGYNIIGSYALLRQKTVPDLGMKFWKDGTIAFQRVAVINKASKAPNTAKLFLDYLLSRRGQLVMANQSLIYSLRGDVAGKATRATLTQAVGGAGNLKVIAVDKRLLDNLVPANRNTFLNLWRKNVKGQ comes from the coding sequence ATGCTCAAGAACGCCCGTCATGCGCTGTCCCTGCTCACCGTCTCGCTGCTCGCCGCGCCCGCCGTCCAGGCCCAGGCCGTCCCGAACGGTTACCCCGCCAGCTACGCCTCCGTCATCGACGGGGCGAAGAAGGAAGGCAAGCTGATCATCTACTCCAGCACCGACCAGGCGAGCGCGCAACCGCTCATCGACGACTTCCGCAAGGCGTACCCCTTCGCGAATATCGAGTACAACGACATCGGTACCTCGCAGCTGTACAGCCGCTTCCTGGCCGAAGCGGCCGCCGGGACGCCCACCGCCGACGTCCTGTGGAGCAGCGCGATGGACCTGCAGGTCAAGCTGGCCGCCGACGGCTACGCCCTCAGCTACGCGTCGCCCGAAAGCAAGAACTTCGCGGCGGAGAACAGCTACCAGAACATGGCGTTCGGCACGACGCTCGAACCGGCCGCCCTCATCTACAACAAGCGCCTCGTGAAGCCCGGCGACCTGCCCGCCACGCACGCGGCCTTCGCGGCGCTGCTCTCCGGCGGCAAACTCACCGGCAAGATCGCCACCTGGGACCCGGAGAAGTCCGGTGTGGGCTTCACGCTCACCGAGTACGACAACCAGACGAACAGGGACTTCGGCGCGGTGTCCCTGGGCCTCGGGAAGGCGCAGGCGGGCCTGTACAGCAGCACCGGCGCGATGCTCGAAAAGGTCACGAGCGGCGAGGCGCTGTACGGGTACAACATCATCGGCAGTTACGCCCTGCTGCGACAGAAGACCGTGCCGGACCTCGGCATGAAGTTCTGGAAGGACGGCACCATCGCCTTCCAGCGCGTCGCCGTCATCAACAAGGCCAGCAAGGCCCCCAACACCGCCAAGCTCTTCCTGGACTACCTGCTGTCGCGCCGCGGTCAGCTCGTCATGGCGAACCAGTCGCTGATCTACTCGCTGCGCGGTGACGTGGCGGGCAAGGCGACCCGCGCGACCCTCACGCAGGCCGTCGGCGGGGCCGGGAACCTCAAGGTGATCGCGGTCGACAAGCGCCTCCTCGACAACCTCGTGCCCGCCAACCGCAACACCTTCCTGAACCTCTGGCGCAAGAACGTCAAGGGGCAGTGA
- a CDS encoding AAA family ATPase, whose protein sequence is MPATATPTTHPDFQAEETHLTHTIRAVLRQIDAWEDRDRNVGADLETSLTLADNAEEKAAMLAVHVKEPYFGSLRVRIGGREQLLYVGKHAFLDLQGPHSVVSWESAVGSLYYSDALTWTAPGRGQAAGLKGTVLRRRQLDVQDRALHRVTDLYDVDAGGDTGGREAVLLSRLSEAATTGMRDVVETLQPEQNDAVRAPAGTAQLIQGAAGSGKTTIGFHRLAWLMHPERAAERARPEACLVLMPNQVLAAYAARVLPGLNLQGVNVTTPESWALSFLGLEKMDVTDRTLTLLLQDRDNGRRRAAWRRAKALGDLRMLEVVRRHLARRLAVNVARLEFALQVDLRGETRSVQLGPHDLQGLLDDVQRRSPLEGYRSAFRTATLERVLGLLNASGDAEVTRVTRLLAPEVTALTGKVFAGILPVSEGRRIVSDEATLRAAADGLLDERTLDVLLGDPLTSVAKPRRSSADVTEIPLMLAVAALLDGVGRREGREVAPYDHIVLDEAQDYAPLLYALLARAARPGHITALGDLNQGLHGYKGPGRWADVQAALGGEARARLTTLSRTYRSTRQITRLSARVAATYNRAADVVGVDRDGADVMRLTGEPLAVLTARAVKAIQAQGHRNVAVVTRRAADAETLAAAMRHHDVDAQPILNEQARYSGGVVILPVNLAKGLEFDGCVVAGADAAHYDPGTEFESRLMYVSASRGLHMLALTAEGPLHPLLLPPDDERGTFAS, encoded by the coding sequence ATGCCCGCGACCGCCACCCCGACCACCCACCCCGACTTCCAGGCCGAGGAGACGCACCTCACGCACACCATCCGGGCCGTGCTGCGGCAGATCGACGCTTGGGAGGACCGCGACCGGAACGTCGGCGCGGACCTCGAAACGAGCCTCACGCTGGCCGACAACGCCGAGGAGAAGGCCGCGATGCTGGCTGTGCACGTCAAGGAACCGTACTTCGGGAGCCTGCGCGTCCGCATCGGCGGGCGCGAGCAGCTGCTGTACGTCGGCAAGCACGCCTTCCTGGACCTGCAGGGGCCGCACTCGGTGGTGTCGTGGGAGTCGGCGGTCGGCAGCCTGTACTACAGCGACGCGCTGACCTGGACCGCGCCGGGCCGAGGACAGGCAGCCGGCCTCAAGGGGACAGTGCTGCGCCGGCGGCAGCTGGACGTGCAGGACCGTGCCCTGCACCGCGTGACGGACCTGTACGACGTGGACGCGGGCGGCGACACGGGCGGACGCGAGGCCGTGCTGCTCAGCCGCCTGTCGGAGGCCGCCACGACCGGCATGCGCGACGTGGTGGAGACGCTGCAGCCGGAACAGAACGACGCGGTGCGCGCCCCGGCAGGCACGGCGCAGCTCATTCAGGGCGCGGCCGGGTCCGGGAAGACCACCATCGGCTTCCACCGCCTCGCGTGGCTGATGCACCCGGAACGCGCGGCGGAACGCGCCCGCCCGGAGGCGTGCCTGGTGCTGATGCCGAACCAGGTGCTGGCCGCGTACGCGGCGCGCGTCCTGCCGGGCCTGAACCTGCAGGGCGTGAACGTGACGACGCCCGAAAGCTGGGCACTGTCGTTCCTGGGCCTGGAGAAGATGGACGTCACGGACCGCACCCTGACGCTGCTGCTGCAGGACCGCGACAACGGGCGTCGCCGGGCCGCGTGGCGCCGCGCGAAGGCGCTCGGGGACCTGCGGATGCTGGAGGTGGTGCGTCGCCACCTCGCCCGCAGGCTCGCGGTGAACGTCGCGCGGCTGGAGTTCGCGCTGCAGGTGGACCTGCGCGGTGAGACGCGCAGCGTGCAGCTCGGCCCGCACGACCTGCAGGGCCTGCTGGACGACGTGCAGCGCCGCTCGCCGCTCGAAGGGTACCGTTCGGCGTTCCGCACGGCGACCCTCGAGCGCGTCCTCGGCCTGCTGAACGCGTCCGGGGACGCGGAGGTCACGCGCGTCACGCGGCTCCTCGCGCCGGAGGTGACGGCCCTGACCGGCAAGGTCTTCGCGGGCATCCTGCCGGTCAGCGAGGGCCGCCGCATCGTGTCGGACGAGGCGACCCTGCGCGCCGCCGCGGACGGCCTGCTCGACGAGCGGACGCTGGACGTGCTGCTCGGTGACCCCCTCACGAGCGTCGCCAAACCGCGCCGCAGTTCCGCCGACGTGACCGAGATCCCGCTCATGCTGGCCGTCGCGGCCCTGCTGGACGGCGTGGGTCGCCGCGAGGGCCGCGAGGTCGCGCCGTACGACCACATCGTGCTCGACGAGGCGCAGGACTACGCGCCGCTGCTGTACGCCCTGCTGGCCCGCGCGGCGCGCCCCGGCCACATCACGGCACTCGGCGACCTGAACCAGGGCCTGCACGGGTACAAGGGACCGGGCCGCTGGGCGGACGTGCAGGCCGCACTGGGTGGCGAAGCCCGCGCGCGCCTCACCACGCTGTCCCGCACGTACCGCAGCACGCGGCAGATCACGCGCCTGTCCGCCCGCGTCGCCGCGACGTACAACCGCGCGGCCGACGTGGTGGGCGTGGACCGTGACGGCGCGGACGTCATGCGCCTCACGGGCGAACCGCTCGCGGTCCTCACGGCGCGCGCCGTGAAGGCCATTCAGGCGCAGGGGCACCGCAACGTGGCGGTCGTGACGCGACGCGCGGCGGACGCCGAGACGCTCGCCGCCGCCATGCGGCACCACGACGTGGACGCCCAGCCGATCCTGAACGAGCAGGCGCGCTACTCGGGCGGGGTGGTGATCCTGCCCGTGAACCTCGCGAAGGGCCTGGAGTTCGACGGGTGCGTGGTGGCGGGCGCGGACGCCGCGCACTACGATCCCGGCACGGAATTCGAGTCGCGTCTGATGTACGTCAGCGCGTCGCGCGGCCTGCACATGCTGGCCCTGACGGCCGAAGGGCCCCTGCACCCGCTGCTGCTGCCACCTGACGACGAGCGCGGCACCTTCGCCTCCTGA
- a CDS encoding GNAT family N-acetyltransferase, translated as MTPLDNPFWSALSGPQHAWSEGTGMARRYRPDVAPFAALQDDTPAAWAALAGLLGPDGVGVLFGHGLQVPPHWTTLRTFEILQMTYPHAAPPDAPPVTVTRLGPDDRPDMQALVTLTRPGPFKTRTPDLGAYWGVREGGRLIALAGERARPEGYCEVSAVCVHPDAQRRGLGAAVVASATAGILARGEGPFLHVAADNDAARRVYLRLGFQERTVLTVFVGRPGPG; from the coding sequence ATGACGCCGCTCGACAATCCTTTCTGGTCGGCCCTCAGCGGCCCACAGCACGCCTGGAGCGAGGGCACGGGCATGGCGAGGCGCTACCGTCCGGACGTCGCGCCGTTCGCGGCCCTGCAGGACGACACACCGGCCGCGTGGGCGGCCCTGGCGGGGCTGCTCGGGCCGGACGGTGTGGGCGTGCTGTTCGGCCACGGCCTGCAGGTCCCGCCGCACTGGACGACGCTGCGCACCTTCGAGATCCTGCAGATGACGTACCCGCACGCCGCGCCGCCGGACGCGCCGCCCGTCACGGTGACGCGTCTCGGGCCGGACGACCGGCCGGACATGCAGGCCCTCGTGACGCTCACCCGGCCGGGACCGTTCAAGACGCGCACGCCGGACCTCGGCGCGTACTGGGGCGTGCGCGAGGGCGGGCGACTGATCGCTCTGGCGGGCGAGCGGGCACGGCCTGAGGGATACTGCGAGGTGAGCGCCGTGTGCGTGCACCCGGACGCGCAGCGGCGCGGGCTGGGCGCGGCCGTCGTGGCAAGCGCCACGGCGGGTATCCTGGCGCGCGGGGAGGGGCCGTTCCTGCACGTCGCCGCCGACAACGACGCCGCAAGGCGCGTGTACCTGCGCCTGGGCTTTCAGGAACGGACGGTGCTGACCGTCTTCGTGGGGCGGCCCGGCCCGGGCTGA